A single region of the Mus caroli chromosome 16, CAROLI_EIJ_v1.1, whole genome shotgun sequence genome encodes:
- the Csta gene encoding cystatin-A produces the protein MMPGGLTEARPATAEVQEIADQVKAQLEEETNEKYETFKAVEYKTQVVAGINYFIKVDVGGGCFTHIKVFKDLPGKNKLELTGYQTNKTEDDELTYF, from the exons ATGATGCCCGGAGGCTTGACAGAGGCCAGACCTGCCACAGCAGAAGTCCAGGAGATTGCTGACCAG GTCAAAGCACAGCTCGAAGAGGAAACCAATGAGAAATATGAAACATTCAAAGCCGTTGAGTATAAAACTCAAGTTGTCGCTGGAATCAATTACTTCATTAAG GTGGATGTAGGGGGTGGTTGTTTCACCCACATAAAAGTCTTCAAGGATCTTCCTGGAAAGAATAAATTGGAACTTACTGGTTACCAGACTAACAAAACCGAGGATGATGAGCTGACCTACTTCTAA